ACTGATAGCACTTTTCTTTAATCTTGTACCCGCTAAGAAGCCTAACCACAGCTAAAAAATCTTCATCAAATATCCTATCCTTATAAAATATATCCTTAACTATGTTAATATCATCTTTTGACGCCTTTTCCCGTAAAATTAGAAGGGGTAGTGTCATTTTGCCTTCCCTTAGGTCTGTTCCTGTCTTTTTTCCTGTTTTTGATGGATCACCGAAATAATCTAATATATCGTCATTAATTTGGAATATTAAGCCAATAATTTTACCAAGCTCTTTTAAATATGGCCTAAAGTGAGTTTTTTTAGCAAAAATTGAGGCAATTTCACAACATGCAGACATAAGGACAGCCGTTTTAGAATAAATTATATCTAGATAGCTCTCTATTGGGAGTTCAAAATTGGCTGTCTTGACTAATTGAAAAATTTCGCCTTCACTCATTGTTTTTGCAGCATTTGCTAGAATTAGCTGTATATCACTATCACCATCTAAAACAAGATTAATGAATGCTCTAGAATATAAGAAATCACCACATAGTACTACTATGTCATTGCCATATTTGTTATTAGCACTTATTCTGCCTCGTCTATATTTAGCTCCGTCTATGATGTCGTCATGTAATAATGTTGCAGTGTGTATATATTCAATAACAGATGCGATTACATAGATTCTATTACTTGTATAATCAAGTAGTTTAGAGGAGAGAATTAAAAGAATAGGTCTTATTCTCTTTCCACCACTTTTTAAGGTATATGAGGCAACCTCATTTGCCATTATTACCTTAGAATCTAGGTGTTTATATAATTCACTGTCAACTTTCTCGAGATCTTCTTTTAACAAATTAATTATATTGCCAAGATTTTTTATTTCCATATTTTATAATTAATTATAAATTAAATAAATCTATATGTAAATTAGTTAGTTATGAAACATGCAGATATTGAGAATTATTATTTAACATATTTTAAGCTTTTTGATAGTTTAAATATATCTATTGGTCTTAGTAAAGCTGCCTTTGATCTTTCATTAAACAATGGCATAACTGCTATGTATCTTATTAAAAACGCTAGATATGAGAGGGTGTATGTATTTGATAAAAAATTAGTAGAGAATTTAAGTCAAATATATAAAATCAATATTAATGATAATATGTTAGAATCTATTAGAAGTGTTAAATTTGATTTAGCTATATCCTTAGCTGGTATTCTACACATGGAACCTTTTAATGATTTTATCATTGAAGTTCATAAATCCTTGAATGTAGGTGGAAAACTTATATTGGCAATCTATCCAGAGATATATGATGACAGTGGTAGGGATATAATGGGTGCCTTTGAGCAGAGAAAAATAGGCTATATTTATAGATATATTTTAAATGCAATTAAAAATATATTTAGTTATGTTAGCGAAACAAATGTAATTCAAGATGCTACAGTTAGCGAGATAAAGTATTTGCTATTAAATAGGGGTTATTTAAAATATATTGTTAATTCTAATATGGATAAATCTATTATTTTTAGATATATTGATAAAACTAACAAAAGATATTTTTTCTGTTGGAATATTATTGAGGCAATTAAATTATAGGGGGTTAATAATTGCAATATATTAATACAAAAGATGCGCCAGCAGCAATAGGTGCTTATTCACAGGCTGTTGATACTGGGAATATGTTATTTGTATCAGGACAGATACCCATTAATCCAAAAAGCGGCAAGATTGATAGTTTAGATATTAAAGGTCAAACTGAACAGGTACTTAGGAATCTATTTAATATTATAAAGGCTGCAAAGTATGGTTTAACAGATATAGCAAAGATCACAATATATATTACTGATATTAACAATTTTAATATAGTAAATAAGATATATGAAGACTATTTAGGTTCCCATAGGCCTGCACGTGCATTAGTTTCTGTAGATGCACTACCTAAGGGATCATTAATTGAAATAGATGCAATATGCTTTAGGCAGTAAAATACTAATTAGTAGTCTATACTAATTATATTGACATAATAATATAAGAAACTATAATTGATTCTACCTGCGGGCGTAGCTCATTAGGAAGAGCGTCAGCTTCCCAAGCTGAAGGTAGCGGGTTCGATCCCCGTCGCCCGCTTTTTGATTGATATCCTGTTATCTATCTATTATAATTTAGTATGCAAGGATTTTCCTATAATGCCACTAAAGAATTAATAATTAA
The sequence above is a segment of the Deferribacterota bacterium genome. Coding sequences within it:
- a CDS encoding polyprenyl synthetase family protein, which gives rise to MEIKNLGNIINLLKEDLEKVDSELYKHLDSKVIMANEVASYTLKSGGKRIRPILLILSSKLLDYTSNRIYVIASVIEYIHTATLLHDDIIDGAKYRRGRISANNKYGNDIVVLCGDFLYSRAFINLVLDGDSDIQLILANAAKTMSEGEIFQLVKTANFELPIESYLDIIYSKTAVLMSACCEIASIFAKKTHFRPYLKELGKIIGLIFQINDDILDYFGDPSKTGKKTGTDLREGKMTLPLLILREKASKDDINIVKDIFYKDRIFDEDFLAVVRLLSGYKIKEKCYQYVEKYIAKAHNLIKELPDNIYRECLEYLINFAAKREV
- a CDS encoding Rid family detoxifying hydrolase, which translates into the protein MQYINTKDAPAAIGAYSQAVDTGNMLFVSGQIPINPKSGKIDSLDIKGQTEQVLRNLFNIIKAAKYGLTDIAKITIYITDINNFNIVNKIYEDYLGSHRPARALVSVDALPKGSLIEIDAICFRQ